AAAAATAACAAACCACTGCCAAAACCTCAAGGTCTACGCTGACTCACTGTTAAAAGAACTATTCTACAATCTAATCGATAACACGCTAAAATACGGCAAAAAAACCACACAAATCACCCTAACCTATGCAGTACAACCAGATCAACTAACACTTATCTACCAAGACGACGGCAAAGGCATCACACCCGAAATAAAACAAACCCTCTTCAAAAAAGGAACAGGACAAGGCACAGGACTAGGACTCTACCTCACCAAGAAAACCCTCGACACCTACGGCTGGCAAATCAAAGAAACAGGAACCTACACACAAGGCGCAAGATTCGAAATCACCATACCCAAAAACAACCAAAAAGAACCAAACTACCAAATCACACACTAACCCCAAGCATATTTGGATGCTATTAGTGGTTCTATGTTGAATCCTATAGAGAGTAGGATGCTATTGACTGTTTCTCAAGCATAAAATGTTTGGAAGTGGCATCTTGTTAATGACTCACATCTTAACGCTTGTGGCACAACCACAAACAGCAAGGAAACCAAACAAACAATATCTATTGCGCTTCCCAAGCCTCGATCAAATCCGCAACCGCCCGCCCCTTAAGCGAACCCTCAGAAAAACGATACATTCTAACACGTCCGTATGTACGTACCTGCAAAATTCCCTCAGCCTCTAAAACCCGAAGGTGTTCAGCAGTCGAAGCATAATTCAACCCAAGCCGCCGCGCAACATCCGAAACATTTAACGAACCCAAACCATATATTAACTTCAGAATCTTCACACGCGATTTGGAAGAAAAAACCTCCTCAAGCTCCACGCAATAACCCTCCTCCCTTTTCAACCTCTAAACTCGCGCACAACTCCCTTTCCAACTCCGCAGCAGGAATTCTTGGGAGAAAAAGACGTGTAGACCGCCCACGCATATCACTACTTGCCACCTCAGTTTTTATAATACCAAGCGACGAAAGGTACTGAATATACTTCCAAAGTTGCGTATGACTATTCGGGGTCTCATTAAACTCTTCACAAACAACCGCGTAATCCCGCTCAACCTCAGAGAGTGAAACATATGCCTCTTCATTTTCCTTAAAATAACGTGCAACCGCAAGCAAAAACAGCTTCTCATGTAACCCAAGCGATGCCAACTCGCTACGCCGTAATCCTGGAATAATATTCGAAACAGCCATCCGTACGCATTCAGGCTCTACTA
This genomic stretch from Candidatus Bathyarchaeota archaeon harbors:
- a CDS encoding helix-turn-helix domain-containing protein; protein product: MKILKLIYGLGSLNVSDVARRLGLNYASTAEHLRVLEAEGILQVRTYGRVRMYRFSEGSLKGRAVADLIEAWEAQ